DNA sequence from the Paenibacillus physcomitrellae genome:
TGCCTCAACTCCGTCTCCAATTTCCTTAACGAGCTTGGCTCCGGTAAGCTCCCCAACCACTCTTATGCTGCCGCCGAGCATCAGTCCCGTGATTTCGCCTGCGGTTACTCCTGCTTTCTTCAGCCACCCCATAATCGCTGCCTCCTCTATTTAATCCATAAGCTGGCCGTACGCGGCGTGGAAGCTCTATAAGCCATCTCTCCGCCCATCTGCCGGATTCGTTCTTTGGCCAGCTTTCGGTAGGTGATCGTCACTTCAAACGATTCGGAAAAAGGACTCGGCTTCACCTCAACCCGCTCTTTCTCCGTCCAATAAGCCGTCAGCGGCTTTGCCGCCTTCGGATTTAGAAACTCCGTATGAGCGAACCCGTCCCGAAACCAGGGATGCTCCGCCTCTTTGTCAGTTCCAGGCTCATTCATACTTACATATAAGGAAAGGTCATCGCACAGCTGAAGCAAGCGGAAATGCCTTAATACGGCGGGGTCATTCTTCTCAATCGCCAGCTTGCGCCTAAGCCGCTCCTGTCTTTTCTCTTCCCAGCTCACAAATTGCTGCCACAGCTTCTCATGCGCCTGCTGTGTAAAAGATAAAAAATGCAGACTGCAGATCAATCCCGCATAAGGACTCATTTCCTCAACCTCATCCAAACCTTGCTTGTAAGCCTCAAGCTTGGGTTCAAGCGGATAATCATCAAACGTGTAAGGTCTGCCCATCGCATCATTCCAAAGCGGTTTCTTGTCCAAAGCGATCCAGCCGCGGTCATGCTCGTAAACGGCCGTAATCAGATCGTCAGCATAAGGGTCATCGGGGTGTAACACATCCGACCTCAGCTGTTTGGCAAACTCTCCGGCTAACCTTCCGTGTTCGTGCTGTTCGATCATCACCAAACCCATATCATGTTCACGAACGATCATAAACGGCTGCTCCTTTGTATAAAATAGAAGATATGTAAAATTTCCAGGAATAGGCTATCTTCAGCTGTATTCACCGTTTATTTTAACACATATTGACCCGGATTCCGATTTTTAAATGGCTCAGAATCGAAATTGCGTATAATTTATGTTATACGCAGTTTTTTTGGCATAAGAAAAAGGAGGTCCGCATACGGACACTCCTTGGTTTGGACCGGCAGGCTAATCGCCGTAAACTACATCTTCGGCCCCTCTCAGGCGTATTTTCTCTTCATCCAAAGCTTCGTTGACCAAATCGACGCCTTGTCCGCCTTCGGCACTTTCGGCAGCTTCCATTACAGCTTCTTCCGTATGGGCCAGGCGATTCTCTGCCTGCTCCAGCATCTGCTCGGTAGGATGGCTCAACGCCTGCGAAACCGCGTTATGCAATTTGTTCACGGCAATTTGGGCCCGGGCAATCGAATTATTTTCGTGCAAACTGGAATCATAATCTTTCGTCAATGAGTAAACGCTCCTTTCAATTGGAACTATTGTCTGTCATTAGGTTGCATGAGAAAGGCATTTCTTATTCATACCAGCAGCAGACACAACCCAGCTCCGTTTAACTCCATGCCAGCAGTTCTCCCCCGGCTGCTCCTGCCAGAACAATCACCCAGGGAGGCAGCTTCCAGAACGTCAACATCAGAAATAAAGCGGCGGCCAGCACCAGATCATAAGGAACAATAATTGCTGTCGTAAACACCGGATGATATAAAGCGGCCAGCAAAATGCCGACAACGGCAGCGTTTACGCCGATTAAAGCGCCCTGCACTCTCCGATTGCGGCGCAGCACGCTCCAAAAAGGCAGCACACCGACCACCAGCAGGAAAGCAGGCAGAAAGATGGCGAGTATCGCCCAAGCAGCCCCGGCAGTTCCATGGATCAAGGCACCCAAATAAGCGGCAAAAGTAAACAAGGGGCCGGGAACCGCCTGCGCGGCTCCATATCCGGCCAGGAACTCGTTTTGGCTGAGCCAGCCGCTTGGGACGACCTCCCTTTCGAGCAGCGGCAGCACAACATGTCCGCCTCCGAACACTAACGAGCCCGACCGGTAGAAGCTGTCGAACATAGCCAGCCAAATATTGGCCGACTGTTCCCTCAGCAGCGGAAGAGCGACCAGCAGCACAAGGAATAGAACTAGACAAATCACAGCGGTTCTGCGGCTGACGGGCACAGGGAGCTCTGAGGGGTCTCCCGCCGTCTCCTTCCGGAACAACAGGACACCGATAAATGCGGAGGCCACAATCAGCAGAACCTGGCTGAAGGCCGTTTGCCAAATTAAAGTCACGCCAAGCGCGAGCACTGCAAGGGTCGCTTTGCTGCGGTTATTGGCCAGCTTCTGGCCCATGCCCAGTACGGCTTGGAGGACTATGACGACAGCTACGATTTTTAAGCCGTGGATCCAGCCCGCAGTTCCCAGATCGAAACCTTTAAACAAATAAGCAAAAAGCACAAGCGCGATCACCGAGGGCAGCGTAAATCCCAGCCAGGCCACCAGTCCCCCCAGCAGTCCGGAGCGGATGATGCCGATTCCAATGCCGGCCTGGCTGCTCGCCGGACCCGGAAGCAGCTGGCATAAGGCGATCAGATCGGCATAACTTCGTTCATCGAGCCATTTTCTACGCCTGACATATTCATTGTGGAAATACCCTAAATGGGCTATCGGACCGCCAAAAGAGGTCAGTCCGAGCTTAAAAGACACCTTCCACACTTCGCCTAATGCGGACAGCTTGCTGCTTGGCCTGTCACCAGCCGTTTCTTGATCCTGTTCTTGCACCAATCCCTGCTTGTCTTTCACGGTTCGCTCATGCCTCCCGGAGATTTAATCCATAATTTCGAGAAATCCAGAAATCCGAAGCTTGTTGTCTGCAACCCCTGCAGCCCTTGATCGTAGAAAGCTTTCTTGTTCATATGACAGCCGTAGAGCAGCCAGTCCCGATCTCTGAACAGCTGTTCCACCCGGTCCAGCAAGAGGTGGCGTTCACCTTCCGCATGCTCCATATATCCTGATAGAATGCCTTCAATGGTCGCAATTTGCTCAGCCGTCATGAAGAGAGAAATGGAATTGTGGCCGCTTAGGAAAAAGTTGATCATGCCCCACTCCCAATCCTCTTCGATCGACTCTTCCGCCAAAATCAGTTCGGCTTTATTCAGCAGTGAAGCGAAGTCCATATCCTTGTACGGCACGAAGGAAATCGGAATGCCTAGACTATCGCAGCGGCGGCGGATCCATGCAGCTTCCTCTTCTTCCTCTTTCATGTTTTTGAAAGCCAAACGAATCTCTTGACCTTCATAGCCACTCGCCTTAAGCAGCTCTCGGGCTTCATCCAAGGAGTCACGGCTGAACTGCTCGTGTTTGCTCTTCCAGGGCAGGAAACTTGCCGCAGGAGAAAGCCTGCTCCCTCCCAGCTCCTCCAATAATACTTCAGGATTGTAAACACAGCGTAAAACCTGACGAAAAGCAGCCAGATGCTGCGGCCCCTCTTTGTTAAAATTAAACAGTAGATATTTGCAGCCTGCCGCCCGATATTCCGGACATATTCCCGTTGGCAGAGGCCGGGAAAGGAGCTCTTCGGGGTTATCCGCAGAGCTTACCTGATAATGACGTTCACTGGAGGCCATGTCCGGAAAAAACCAGATGGTCACTTCATCCAGCAGCGGACGGTAACCATAATAATCGTCAAAAGCATGCAGCTGCAAGCTGTCCGGTGTCAGGCTGCCGATCCGGAACGGACCCGTTCCGATCAGACGTTCTTCAGGCTCCGAACCTTCGGGTACTATGCTCATTGGAAAACTGCCGGCCAGATGCAGCATAAACCGGTTAGGACGGCGAAATACAAAACTCAGAGCGTGATCCCCGTGAATTTCGATCCGCTCCAGCTCCTTAAAAGCCCATAAGCCGGGGCTGCCGATCGTTTCAAGTCTCTCCACAGTGAATTTGACATCCCTGGCGGTCAGCACCTTGCCGTTATGGAACTTTACCCCTTTTCTCAAATAAAATGTCCACCGGGTAAAATCCGGATTGGCTTCCCATAAGTGAGACAGTCCGGGTTCAAAGGCCGATCCTTGTG
Encoded proteins:
- a CDS encoding chromate transporter, giving the protein MSALGEVWKVSFKLGLTSFGGPIAHLGYFHNEYVRRRKWLDERSYADLIALCQLLPGPASSQAGIGIGIIRSGLLGGLVAWLGFTLPSVIALVLFAYLFKGFDLGTAGWIHGLKIVAVVIVLQAVLGMGQKLANNRSKATLAVLALGVTLIWQTAFSQVLLIVASAFIGVLLFRKETAGDPSELPVPVSRRTAVICLVLFLVLLVALPLLREQSANIWLAMFDSFYRSGSLVFGGGHVVLPLLEREVVPSGWLSQNEFLAGYGAAQAVPGPLFTFAAYLGALIHGTAGAAWAILAIFLPAFLLVVGVLPFWSVLRRNRRVQGALIGVNAAVVGILLAALYHPVFTTAIIVPYDLVLAAALFLMLTFWKLPPWVIVLAGAAGGELLAWS
- a CDS encoding DUF3891 family protein encodes the protein MIVREHDMGLVMIEQHEHGRLAGEFAKQLRSDVLHPDDPYADDLITAVYEHDRGWIALDKKPLWNDAMGRPYTFDDYPLEPKLEAYKQGLDEVEEMSPYAGLICSLHFLSFTQQAHEKLWQQFVSWEEKRQERLRRKLAIEKNDPAVLRHFRLLQLCDDLSLYVSMNEPGTDKEAEHPWFRDGFAHTEFLNPKAAKPLTAYWTEKERVEVKPSPFSESFEVTITYRKLAKERIRQMGGEMAYRASTPRTASLWIK
- a CDS encoding ABC transporter substrate-binding protein, whose amino-acid sequence is MEPYEEHFIKIASYLGNEPTIFPVTGAKPTSAYELEPGSESISGSYPVSVTIEQLAGVWNCTSRNVKIILRRLEELGYIRWEAGRGRGHKSKLQFIRSSHDVLAGAFRRELTKGHIKEAIDLLGRPEICERQKEQLWAALYAEMGISSQRTAAGGTDAMQMIRYRAPGSLDPAFVFTAFEAYILGQVCSTLVRYEVSGSQGSAFEPGLSHLWEANPDFTRWTFYLRKGVKFHNGKVLTARDVKFTVERLETIGSPGLWAFKELERIEIHGDHALSFVFRRPNRFMLHLAGSFPMSIVPEGSEPEERLIGTGPFRIGSLTPDSLQLHAFDDYYGYRPLLDEVTIWFFPDMASSERHYQVSSADNPEELLSRPLPTGICPEYRAAGCKYLLFNFNKEGPQHLAAFRQVLRCVYNPEVLLEELGGSRLSPAASFLPWKSKHEQFSRDSLDEARELLKASGYEGQEIRLAFKNMKEEEEEAAWIRRRCDSLGIPISFVPYKDMDFASLLNKAELILAEESIEEDWEWGMINFFLSGHNSISLFMTAEQIATIEGILSGYMEHAEGERHLLLDRVEQLFRDRDWLLYGCHMNKKAFYDQGLQGLQTTSFGFLDFSKLWIKSPGGMSEP